The Chitinimonas arctica region GCGCAGAATTTGATTCGCAGCACCCGTGATACCTATCTGCTGGAAACAGTCTTGTTGGCGGCCTCTCCCATGGTCAATACGGGTGACACCTATGGCCGTTATTTCAAGGGCGAAGTATTGACCGGCGCGGATCGGCAACTGTTCGAGATGGCCGGCAATCTGGCGGCATGCCAACTAGGTACAGGCTGCAAAACGGGAGACGATCTCCTTGTGGTCAGCACATGTGCGTTCGGTGGAATTTGCGCGGATAGCCGCGAAGCGCTCTACAAGGCCCAGATTGCCGAAGAAAAGATGGCGGGTGGCGAAGCAAAGCTGATGCGGTACCGCGACATGATCGTCAGTGCGGCCAAGACGGGCGACATATCTGTCTATACACAGAAAAAATAGCGCTCGTGCCGATGCGGTACACGCCCAGTAGGATGCGAACGAAACGAAGCCCTGATAATGGGGCTTCTTCGTTACCAGCAGCGGCAAGCTGGGGGGCTTATCCCTATCCCTTACTCCTTCGACGACAAAAGTAGGGGAAAAGGAATGGATTACTTATCGAGTAGTGTCTGCCAAAAAGCACGGAGCGGCCAAGCCCCCATAACCTCCCCGGAAGTGGCGGGGGACCCTGGAAGATTCAAGCGCATGCGGGTCGGCATACCCGCGCGATTCAGCTAGTTACCAAGTTTTTCGTCGGTTTCGTTTCCTATCGGCCTAGCTGTGCAGACCACCTCCCACCGCTCCTCGCAAAGCCTTATGGCATAAGGCTTTCAGCAGTTTCCCGGCTATGGCAGCCATCCCCGGTATCGCTCAGCCGAAACGAATTTACCCGTCAAACCGTTTCGTTTTGAAGCGTTTGGAGTCCCCATGCCCACAGTTTCCGTCGATACCCTCGCCAAGCTGCTGGATATGACCCCGCGCCGGGTGCTCTGATCGAGCAAGGAACTAGCCTGGCCAGTTTTCAGGCCGAAAGCGACGGCATGGCTCTCAGTGATTGGCGCATATCTGGATGAGAAGGTGGCGGTATTGATCGCAGGACCCCTGCGGCATGGGTAAAAGCCATCTGACCCAGGCGCTCGGCCATTGCGCAGTTTGCCAGGGCGTGGATGTGCTGTTTATTGGCTAGACGCCATTGGTCGGCAGCCTCAATGCGGCGAGGGCCAGTGAAACGTGTGAGCGTCGATTCTAGCAATTGGCCGGCGGTGCGGTGTGTGGACGGCTTAGTAGCTCTCGCACATGGTGAATCGCCAACAGTGGGATAAAAATCGACACATGAGCGCCAGCCGTCAGTCTCGCCAGTTCAGACGCGTAGAGCTCCGCAACATAAGAAATCGACCTGTTTGTCTGCTTGGCTAGCAGCCAGACGCTAGGCAGATCGGAGAATTCATGATTGGGTCGAGACATAGACACATCGCTCACCTTGGGTTGCCAACGAAAGCGTATCCCCAGTATGAGGCTGGATACCGTACGTCAAACCACATAGCTGAGAAGTCGTGCAGACTGATTGCGACTGCCACACTTCATTTTGCTAACCGGTCGAGGTTTTTCTGTGCGGCCGCGTGACCTTGGGAAGCAGATTTTCGGTACAGGTCGAGTGCTTGCTTATCATCCTGAGGCAACCCTAGGCCGTGTTCGTACAGATAACCGAGTTTGTTCTGCGAAAAAGCATCTCCTTGTGCTGCGGCCTTGCGATACCAGGCAGCGGCTTGGGCATAATCTTGCGGCACCCCACGGCCAGCCTCATACAGTGTCGCAATGCTCAATTCCGCAGTGGCCAGCCCCTGTTCGGCACTTTTTCGATACCACGTCATCGCTTGCGCGTAGTCCTGCGGCACGCCATGGCCCTGTTCGAACATATCCCCGACATTGCATTGGGCAATCGGATGTCCTTGATCCGCAGCCTTGCGATACCAGGCCATGGCTTGTGCATAGTCCCGCGGCACACCGAAGCCTTTCATATACATCAGTCCAAGATTGAACTGCGCGCGGGAGAAACCCTTCTCGGCGGCTTTTCGAAGCCAGAAAAACGCTTCAGAAAAGTCTCGCGGCACGCCTTTGCCATCTAAAAAAAGCACGCCCAGCGCGTTCTGAGCAACTGGCATCCCCTGTTTGGCTGCCCTTCGGTACCAAGCGATAGCCTGTTCATAATCCTGCGGCACGCCGAGCCCCTGCTGGTACATCCATCCGAGGCTGGTCTGAGCAGTCGCACGCCCCTGCTCAGCGGCTTTGCCGCACCAGGCCAGTGCCTGCGAGTCATCTTGCGGCACGCCGAGGCCACCGAGGTACAGCGTACAGAGATTGGTCTGCGCATCCGCATTGCCCTGCTGCGCGCTCTTGCGATACCAAGCCAAAGCTTGCAGGTAGTCCTGCGCAACTTCCTGACCTAGCTGATACATTGAGCCCAGCTTGTTTTGGGCGGCGGCATGGCCGCTTTCCGCCAACGCACGCACCCCATCGAGTGTCGCCTGCTGAAGGTCCGTTTTATGTCCATTCAATCCCGCCCAGGCCATACCGGACAATCCCACTGCCATGGTAAGCAGCCAAATACGTACTTTCATTTCAATTCCCTTTGCTTACTGCGCATCAGCGATTTGAGCTGGGCCCCACCACCACCGCCTTGATCTCAAATTCAACCGTCTCCAAACGCTCCCGCAGCACCGTCTGCTGGTGGCTGAGATGCACCCGGTTCAACACGGCCTGCCCCGCCAGCGCATCCAGATAGGCTTCCAAGGCGCGGCGATCACGCGCCTCGCCGCGCAGGATCAGTTGGCGACTGGTCTTGTCGGGTTGGAATTCGAGTAACTCCACGTCGGCTTTGCCCGCCCGTTCGATGGCCAGGAAGATTTCGGGCCACGGGTAATCGCGCTCGGCTTGAAGTGCCGCCCATTGTTTTTGCGTACGCTGCGACGCCTTGTCGTCTACCGGCTTGGCAGCGCGGCGCTGCTGGGCTTGCAGCCTTTCGCTACGGGCGGCGAGCTGTTCGGTGCGTGCGGCGACTTGATAGGTGTCCTGCGCCAGCCAGGCCGCGCCGATCAACAGCACGGCGACCAGCAGCCACAGCCAGCCGGCATGGCGCAGCGGTGGACGAAGATAGTGGCTAAGCGGGTCCATATTCATTGCCAATCGCTGGGGGTAAGGGCTTGCACCACCGCGCCAGGCAGGTTGGCGACGATCTGTTCGGCACCGCTGCGCGCGTCATCGGTCGCGGCCGACCAGGCGGCGACCTGTTCGACCGCACCGTGCAGGGCAGCCAGACGGCGTAGCAGGCGGGTGGCGGCGGCTTGCGCGTCGCCGGTCACCGGCTCGACGTCGTAGCCGATCAGGCCGGCATGGTCATACAACAGCGCTGTGCTGCGGCTGGCATCGCCCAGCAGCAGCAGGCGCTTACCTTCTCCCGGTGCGCAAGGCGCGCGGTGGTAAGCGGCGGCGGACAGTGGTAGGACGGTGCGCAGGCGCAGGCCGTGTGCTTGGCACAGGGCCGGTAGTTCGGCCACGCAGCTGCGCCGCAATGCATACGCCAGACCCAGCCGACCATGATGACGGAAATCGCTGTGTTGCACCCATTCCCCATCCAGCGGCTGGCCTTGCTGTTCGAAGCAGGCTTGGGCATAGGCGTCGACCTCGGCCGGCGTCTGCAGCGCCGGCTGCCAGGCGAGCGGCACCAGGGCCGCCAGGCTGTCCGAGAGGGTCAGCACCAAGCGGCTGCCCGGACGCCATTGCCCGGTGTGTTCGGTCAACAGCGCGTTTAGTTCAGCCGGCAGATCAAGCGGTGCGGGGCTCGGTGCATATTCGCTCCAGCGCGGCGCGGCGGACCGGCCAAGCTGCAGGCCGCGCCGGCCCGGAAACAGACTGGCGTAGACGGTTTTAGGCCACAAAGGTGACACGATTGACCTCCTGCAATGTGGTCTGGCCGTCGCGCACCCCTTGCAAGGCGACCTCGCGCAACAAGCGGGTGCCTTCGCGGCGGGCCTGTTCCTTGAGCGCGCGCAGCGAGGCGCGGGCGATGATCATTTCGCGCAGCTCGTCGCTGAGGCACAGGACTTCGGCCACCGCCCGGCGGCCCTTGTAGCCGCTGCCGCGGCATTGCGGGCAACCGCGGCCGGCACGGAAGCGGTAGTTTTCCGGGTCAAGGATGCCGGATTCGACCAACAAGGCGGCATCGGGCTGCTGGTCGGTCACGCAGTGCGGGCAGTTTTGCCGCACCAGCCGCTGCGCCACCACGCCCGTCAGGGCCGAGACCAGGTGATACGGGTCCACGCCCATATGCATAAAGCGGCCGATGACGTCGAAGCTGTTATTGGCATGCACCGAGGTGAACACCAGGTGGCCGGTCAGCGCCGACTGCACGGCGATCTGGGCGGTTTCCGGGTCGCGGATTTCGCCGACCAGGATCTTGTCCGGATCATGGCGCAGGATGGAGCGCAGGCCGACGGCAAAGCTGAGGCCCTTCTTTTCGTTGACCGGGATCTGCAGCACGCCGGGCAGCTGGTATTCGACCGGATCTTCGATGGTAATGAACTTATCTTCGCCCTGGTTGATCTCGGTCAAGGCCGCATACAGGGTAGTGGTCTTGCCGCTGCCGGTCGGACCGGTGGCCAGCAGCATACCGTGGGGCGCGGCCGACAACCGGCGCAGTACACGCACGGTGTCGGCATCGAAACCCAGCGAGTCCAGCGTCAGGCGCTGCACCTGGTCGATCAGGGCTTGCTTGTCCAAAATCCGCAGCACGGCATCTTCGCCGTGGATGCTGGGCATGATGGAGACGCGGATATCGATATCGCGGCCCTTGGCGGCAATGCGGAAGCGGCCGTCCTGCGGGATGCGCTTTTCGGCGATATCGAGTTCGGCCAGCACCTTGATACGGGCGATGGCCTGTTCGGCCAGCGCGGTTTTGTTGACGGTGGCAATGCGGTTCAGCACGCCGTCGATACGGAACTTGATCACCAGGCCTTGCGGGAGCGATTCGAGGTGGATATCGCTGGCTTCGCAGCGCAAGGCATCGAACACGGTCGAGTTGATCAAGCGCACGGCCGGACTGGCCTCGCCCTGGATCGATGCCAGGGTCAGGTCGGCGCTGGCGTCGCGTGCCAGTTCGATCGACTGGTCCAGGCCGACCGCATCGGCCACGGCGCTGAAACCGGCCTCGTGCCGTTCCAGTTCGGCGCGCAGCAGGGCCGGATCGGCCAGGTAAAGCGCCGTCAGCGGCAAGGCTTGGGCGGCCAGCCATGGGCCCAGCCGGCTATCCAGCGGCTGGCCGATGGCGGCGCAGAGCCGGCCGGCGGCGTCGTGCCCCACCAGCAGCACTCTTTCCGCCATGTCGGTGTAGGCCACTTGCGCGAAGTCCGGCTGGAGCGGCCAGCCGCTGGCGCAGGCAAGCGGCGGATAGGCCAGCAGGGTGGCGGCCTCGGCCAGCACTGCCTCGCGCGATTGCGGGGAACGCTCGGCCAGCCAGCTCAGCCAGTCGCCGCCGAGGCCGGCGGCTTGGCAGGCCTGCGTCAGTTCGGCCAGAGTCAGGGGGGCATCAAAGTGCATTGGCCATCTCGAAAATCGGGGTATACAGCATCAATACAATGGCGCCGATGACCAGGCCGATGCCGACCATCAGCACCGGTTCGATCAGCCGGCCAGCCACATCGAGCCAGGCAGCCACTTCCTGGTCGTAGAAATCGGCGATCCGTTCCAGCATCTCGTCCAGCTGGCCGGATGATTCGCCGGCCAACAGCAAGCGGTCGGCCACTTCGGTACTGAGGCCTTGCGCTGCCATCACCTGCGACAAGGGGTGCCCCTCGCTGACCGCCCTGCCCGCTTGCTGCAAGCGCGCCTGCATGGCCAAGGGCAAGGCGGCCTCGCTCATCTTCATGGCGGCGAGGACGCTGACGCCGCTGCGCAGCAGCATCCCCAGGGTGCGATACAGGCGGGCCAGTTGCAGGGTCCAGACCTTGTCTCCCAGCCAGGGCGTGCGCAACACGCGGCGGAACACGCCGGCGCGGACAGCCGGTTGCAGCGCCACCAGCAAGCCGCCCAGGGGCAGCGCCAGGCACAGCCCCCAAGCCAGCCAGGGATACCCGTTGACCAGGCTGCCCCAAGCCTGCACCAGGCGCGACATATCCGTCTGCCGGGGCACATCCTCGAATACCGCGCTGAAACGCGGCACCACATACAGCAGCAGGAAGGTCACCACCATATAGCCGACCCCGACCAGGATCGCCGGATAGACGGCGGCGGCCAGCAGTTGGCCGCGAATGGCATCGACCTGGCGCTGGTAGTGCATAAAGCGCTGGATGGCGGCGCGCACGCTGCCGGTGGTTTCGCTGGCGCGCAGCATGGCCAGGTAAAGCGCCGGAAAGACCGAGGGCAAGGCCGCCATCGCTTCCGATAGTTGTTTGCCGTGCCGCAAGCCTTGCAACAGGCTGTCGTAGACGGCCCGATGCCGGCCGGTCCGGTCGTTGCGGCCCAGGATCTCGATCGCATCGACGATGGGCTGGCCGGCTTCCAGCAAGGCGTGCAACTGCTGGTTGAACACCAGCAGCTTGAAGGCCGCGGCGCGCTTGAGACGCGGCAGGCCGTGCCGCACCGGCAGCAGGGTCAGCAGCCGACCGCCGCTTGCTGCCAGCACGCGGCGCGCTTCCGCTTCGTCGGCGGCTTCCAGCTCGACCTGCGTCACTTGGGCGTCGGCCTGGAGGATCTTGGCGCGATAACGCAGCATCACTTCGGCTCGACGCTGTCCCAGTTGGTCACGTCGGCATCGTCGCCGCTGCCGCCGGGCTTGCCATCCTTGCCGTAGGCGATCACATCGGCGTCGCGGCCGTTATCGCCCGGCGACTTGTAGACATAGGCATGGCCCCACGGATCGGCCGGAACGCGCTTCTTCAGGTACGGACCGCGCCAGTTGCCTTCGTTGGCCGGTGCCGCCACCAGCGCGGCCAGGCCTTGGGCAGTGGTCGGGTAGCTGCCGACATCGACCCGGTATTGGTCGAGCGCCTTGTCGAAACCGTCGATTTGCGCACGGGCGACCTGGGTTTGCGATTTGCCGATCTGCGAGAAGTACTTGGGACCGACGAAACCAGCCAGCAGGCCGATGATCAGCAGGACGACCAGCAGTTCGAGTAGGGTAAAACCAGCGTATTTGGGTCTCATTTTCCGCTTTTTTCCGGTTCGGTCGGGGCATCCGGCCCCGTCTCGGGTTGATAGATAAACTGCCAATCTCGGTAGTGCTTGGCGTCCTTGAAACTTGCCAGTTCCGCCGGAAAGCCATCGATTTTCTGCGGCGCCTGCATGGAGAGGGAATACACCCCCATGATGCCGCCGCTGGGGGCCGTCACCAGGCCCAGTCCTGGCTAGCCCGGATGGGGTCACGATACAGGCGGCGCAACGGCCGCTGCGGCCGCAGCGGGCGCTGATCCAGCAGCAAGGCTTCCAGCGTGGCCGGGTAGCGCACGCTGCCGCTGCCAGTGCGGTAATAGGTACGGATGGCAGCCCGGTAGGCTTGGCCGACATGGAGCAGCTCGACTTCGCGTTCGCGCAGCTCGGCCGTACGGCTGTTTTCCAGTGCACGCGTGGTCAGCACCGCCAGGATGGCAACCAGGAACAGTGCGACCAGATAGCTGAAACCGTGCTGGCGACGCATCACCAGTCCTTGAACCAGCTTTTGTCGCGCGCCTGGCCGGGCGCCGCGCTGCGTACATCGGCAATGGCGCCGTTGCCGCTCTCGGCCGGTGCGATCGGCAGCCAGCTCTCCTTGCTCTGTGTCAGTGGGTCGACCGGAATGCGGCGCAGATATTTATGGTCGACCAAGTCTTGCAGCGCTTCCGGGTATTGGCCCCGGTCGGCATAAAATTTGTCGATGGCATCGCGCAGCAGGTACAGATCCTCGCGCAGCACATCCTCCTTGGCCCGTTCCAGGTTGCCGAAATAGCGAGGCGCGGCCAACGACAACAGCGTGGCAATGATGGCCAAGGTGACCAGCAACTCGATCAGCGTAAAACCCTTGGTGCGCATGCTTACCACTCCCTGTAGGCCACGCCGTTCAGGCCGGTCTGCGTGGAGAGCGAGTAGACGTCGAACACATCGTCGCCGGCCAGCGGCTGGTCCGGCGGCGAGTCGAAGCGGC contains the following coding sequences:
- a CDS encoding type II secretion system protein; amino-acid sequence: MRTKGFTLIELLVTLAIIATLLSLAAPRYFGNLERAKEDVLREDLYLLRDAIDKFYADRGQYPEALQDLVDHKYLRRIPVDPLTQSKESWLPIAPAESGNGAIADVRSAAPGQARDKSWFKDW
- the gspG gene encoding type II secretion system major pseudopilin GspG, with the translated sequence MRPKYAGFTLLELLVVLLIIGLLAGFVGPKYFSQIGKSQTQVARAQIDGFDKALDQYRVDVGSYPTTAQGLAALVAAPANEGNWRGPYLKKRVPADPWGHAYVYKSPGDNGRDADVIAYGKDGKPGGSGDDADVTNWDSVEPK
- a CDS encoding type II secretion system protein; amino-acid sequence: MRRQHGFSYLVALFLVAILAVLTTRALENSRTAELREREVELLHVGQAYRAAIRTYYRTGSGSVRYPATLEALLLDQRPLRPQRPLRRLYRDPIRASQDWAW
- a CDS encoding GspE/PulE family protein — its product is MHFDAPLTLAELTQACQAAGLGGDWLSWLAERSPQSREAVLAEAATLLAYPPLACASGWPLQPDFAQVAYTDMAERVLLVGHDAAGRLCAAIGQPLDSRLGPWLAAQALPLTALYLADPALLRAELERHEAGFSAVADAVGLDQSIELARDASADLTLASIQGEASPAVRLINSTVFDALRCEASDIHLESLPQGLVIKFRIDGVLNRIATVNKTALAEQAIARIKVLAELDIAEKRIPQDGRFRIAAKGRDIDIRVSIMPSIHGEDAVLRILDKQALIDQVQRLTLDSLGFDADTVRVLRRLSAAPHGMLLATGPTGSGKTTTLYAALTEINQGEDKFITIEDPVEYQLPGVLQIPVNEKKGLSFAVGLRSILRHDPDKILVGEIRDPETAQIAVQSALTGHLVFTSVHANNSFDVIGRFMHMGVDPYHLVSALTGVVAQRLVRQNCPHCVTDQQPDAALLVESGILDPENYRFRAGRGCPQCRGSGYKGRRAVAEVLCLSDELREMIIARASLRALKEQARREGTRLLREVALQGVRDGQTTLQEVNRVTFVA
- a CDS encoding SEL1-like repeat protein, translating into MKVRIWLLTMAVGLSGMAWAGLNGHKTDLQQATLDGVRALAESGHAAAQNKLGSMYQLGQEVAQDYLQALAWYRKSAQQGNADAQTNLCTLYLGGLGVPQDDSQALAWCGKAAEQGRATAQTSLGWMYQQGLGVPQDYEQAIAWYRRAAKQGMPVAQNALGVLFLDGKGVPRDFSEAFFWLRKAAEKGFSRAQFNLGLMYMKGFGVPRDYAQAMAWYRKAADQGHPIAQCNVGDMFEQGHGVPQDYAQAMTWYRKSAEQGLATAELSIATLYEAGRGVPQDYAQAAAWYRKAAAQGDAFSQNKLGYLYEHGLGLPQDDKQALDLYRKSASQGHAAAQKNLDRLAK
- a CDS encoding type II secretion system F family protein, whose product is MLRYRAKILQADAQVTQVELEAADEAEARRVLAASGGRLLTLLPVRHGLPRLKRAAAFKLLVFNQQLHALLEAGQPIVDAIEILGRNDRTGRHRAVYDSLLQGLRHGKQLSEAMAALPSVFPALYLAMLRASETTGSVRAAIQRFMHYQRQVDAIRGQLLAAAVYPAILVGVGYMVVTFLLLYVVPRFSAVFEDVPRQTDMSRLVQAWGSLVNGYPWLAWGLCLALPLGGLLVALQPAVRAGVFRRVLRTPWLGDKVWTLQLARLYRTLGMLLRSGVSVLAAMKMSEAALPLAMQARLQQAGRAVSEGHPLSQVMAAQGLSTEVADRLLLAGESSGQLDEMLERIADFYDQEVAAWLDVAGRLIEPVLMVGIGLVIGAIVLMLYTPIFEMANAL